In Lascolabacillus massiliensis, a single genomic region encodes these proteins:
- the gcvP gene encoding aminomethyl-transferring glycine dehydrogenase produces MIEMEQFKNRHIGINDDDKQKMLETLGLNSIDELIDQTIPSDIRLSAPLSLPKPLSEQEYAEEIASIASQNQIFASYIGMGWYDTITPAVIYRNVFENPVWYTSYTPYQAEISQGRLEALLNFQTIISELTALPLANSSLLDEATAAAEAATMMYGLRSRDQVKNNVDTLFVDENIFPQTLAVLNTRMRYSGIKMVVGDYKAVTFDESYFGAILQYPNGDGSVEDYREFVKKANSVNCKVAVATDLMSLVLLTPPGEWGADIAFGSSQRFGVPMFYGGPSAAFFATKDEYKRSIPGRIIGISKDAHGKVALRMALQTREQHIKREKATSNICTAQALLATMASFYGVYHGPEGLKKIASRIHSIATYVSEELKEMGFKQLNESFFDTLKIRLPEGITTKDVRENAEMRSINLRYFETGEIGISIDETTNAYRVHELLAVFAMTTGSSKVFMIDDLPEKTSLKDYQQRKSSFLKHPVFNKYHTETEMMRYIKRLERKDISLAHSMISLGSCTMKLNAASELLPLGMAGLQRMHPFAPVEQAEGYRQIIDELEEMLAEITGFAATSLQPNSGAAGEYTGLITIASYLESKGEGHRNIVLIPASAHGTNPASAVQAGFTPVTVLSDVKGNVDMDDLRLKIDQHRDNLAAFMITYPSTHGIFEVEIKEMCRLIHEAGGQVYMDGANMNAQVGYTNPGTIGADVCHLNLHKTFAIPHGGGGPGVGPICVAEHLVPFLPGHPVSFSTDVNTVSSAAYGSAGVLEITYAYIRMMGAQGLKEATAVAILSANYLAEKLDDSYGIVYRGSEGRVGHELILDCRGLKDVSGITETDIAKRLIDYGYHAPTLSFPVHGTLMVEPTESESLAELDRFVDAMIEIHEEIIEVSRGEYSKEDNVLVNAPHPEYEITADEWTHSYTRSKAAYPLPYVRENKFWVNVARVDNAFGDRNLVSSLPATDEN; encoded by the coding sequence ATGATTGAAATGGAACAATTTAAAAATCGGCATATTGGTATCAATGATGATGATAAGCAAAAGATGCTTGAAACGTTAGGTTTAAATTCAATAGATGAACTTATTGATCAAACTATTCCTTCAGATATTCGTCTTTCAGCTCCATTATCATTACCAAAACCTCTTTCTGAGCAGGAATATGCTGAGGAAATTGCAAGTATTGCTTCTCAAAACCAAATATTTGCATCTTATATCGGTATGGGTTGGTATGATACAATAACACCTGCAGTAATATATCGTAATGTTTTCGAGAACCCTGTATGGTATACTTCCTATACACCTTACCAGGCAGAGATTTCGCAGGGGAGACTTGAAGCTTTACTGAATTTCCAGACAATTATAAGTGAACTTACTGCTTTACCACTTGCAAACAGCTCACTACTTGATGAAGCTACTGCAGCAGCTGAAGCAGCAACGATGATGTACGGACTGAGAAGTAGAGATCAGGTTAAAAATAATGTTGATACTCTATTCGTTGATGAAAACATATTTCCACAGACTCTTGCTGTTTTAAATACTCGCATGCGCTATTCAGGTATAAAGATGGTTGTGGGTGATTATAAAGCTGTCACTTTTGATGAATCATATTTTGGAGCAATTCTTCAATATCCTAATGGTGATGGTAGCGTTGAAGATTATCGTGAGTTTGTGAAGAAAGCAAATAGTGTTAATTGTAAAGTTGCGGTTGCAACAGATCTTATGTCTTTAGTTCTGCTTACTCCTCCGGGTGAGTGGGGTGCAGATATTGCTTTTGGTAGCAGTCAGCGATTTGGAGTTCCCATGTTTTATGGAGGTCCATCTGCAGCCTTTTTTGCAACTAAAGATGAATACAAACGTTCCATACCGGGGAGAATTATAGGGATATCAAAAGATGCACATGGGAAAGTTGCACTGAGAATGGCGCTTCAGACTCGTGAGCAACATATAAAAAGAGAGAAGGCTACTTCAAATATTTGTACAGCGCAAGCATTACTAGCAACAATGGCTTCATTCTATGGAGTTTATCATGGTCCCGAAGGACTAAAAAAGATTGCTTCACGAATTCATTCAATTGCTACTTATGTAAGCGAAGAACTCAAAGAAATGGGCTTCAAACAGTTGAATGAGAGTTTCTTTGATACATTAAAAATAAGATTACCTGAAGGCATTACTACAAAAGATGTGCGTGAGAATGCTGAGATGAGATCTATTAATCTACGCTATTTCGAAACTGGTGAAATAGGAATAAGTATAGATGAAACAACTAATGCATACAGGGTTCATGAACTGCTTGCTGTTTTCGCAATGACTACTGGTAGTTCTAAGGTATTTATGATTGATGACCTTCCTGAAAAAACATCTCTCAAGGATTATCAGCAGAGAAAATCATCATTCCTCAAACATCCTGTCTTTAATAAATATCATACAGAGACTGAGATGATGCGTTATATTAAACGTCTGGAACGCAAGGATATATCACTTGCTCATTCTATGATTTCTTTAGGTTCTTGTACTATGAAGCTTAACGCAGCATCTGAACTACTCCCATTGGGTATGGCCGGTTTACAGAGGATGCATCCTTTTGCACCGGTTGAACAAGCCGAAGGATACAGGCAAATTATTGATGAACTTGAAGAGATGCTTGCAGAAATTACCGGTTTTGCAGCTACAAGCCTGCAGCCGAATTCAGGTGCAGCAGGTGAGTATACAGGGTTGATAACTATTGCTAGCTACCTTGAAAGTAAGGGAGAGGGGCACAGAAATATTGTATTGATTCCTGCTTCTGCTCATGGTACTAATCCTGCAAGTGCTGTTCAGGCAGGCTTCACCCCGGTTACCGTGCTATCTGATGTTAAGGGCAATGTTGACATGGATGACTTACGCTTGAAGATAGATCAGCACAGAGATAATCTGGCAGCATTTATGATTACATATCCTTCAACTCATGGAATATTTGAGGTTGAAATTAAAGAGATGTGCAGATTGATTCATGAGGCTGGTGGACAGGTGTATATGGATGGTGCAAATATGAATGCACAGGTGGGATACACTAATCCGGGTACAATTGGTGCCGATGTATGTCATTTGAATCTTCATAAAACATTCGCAATTCCTCATGGTGGAGGAGGCCCGGGAGTTGGTCCAATCTGTGTTGCTGAACATCTGGTTCCTTTCCTTCCGGGACATCCCGTTTCATTCAGCACTGATGTGAATACAGTATCATCAGCAGCTTATGGAAGTGCTGGAGTTTTGGAAATTACTTATGCGTATATCAGGATGATGGGTGCACAAGGGTTGAAGGAAGCAACTGCCGTAGCAATTTTGAGCGCAAACTATCTTGCTGAAAAGCTCGATGATTCATATGGAATTGTATATCGCGGCTCAGAGGGAAGAGTAGGGCACGAGCTGATTCTGGATTGCCGTGGTCTGAAGGATGTATCAGGTATTACTGAAACAGATATTGCAAAACGTCTTATTGATTATGGCTATCATGCACCAACTTTATCGTTCCCGGTTCATGGAACTCTAATGGTAGAACCAACAGAGAGCGAAAGTTTAGCAGAACTTGATCGTTTTGTTGATGCTATGATAGAGATCCATGAGGAGATAATTGAAGTTTCAAGAGGTGAATATAGCAAAGAAGATAATGTTCTTGTAAATGCCCCTCACCCCGAGTATGAGATTACTGCTGATGAATGGACGCACAGTTACACTAGAAGCAAAGCAGCTTATCCACTTCCTTATGTCAGAGAAAATAAATTCTGGGTTAATGTTGCACGTGTAGATAATGCATTCGGTGACAGAAATCTGGTATCTAGTTTACCTGCTACAGATGAGAACTAA